In Panacibacter ginsenosidivorans, the following proteins share a genomic window:
- a CDS encoding IscS subfamily cysteine desulfurase has product MLKLPVYLDNNATTPMDPRVLEAMLPYFTEHFGNAASRNHAYGWEAEEAVDYAREQVAKLIGAEAKEIIFTSGATEADNLAIKGVFEMYAGKGNHIITCVTEHKAVLDTCHHLEKLGGEITYLPVSNDGLIDLKELEAAIKPETILIAVMYANNEIGVIQSVKEISNIARKHGVLFFTDATQAIGKIPVNVQNDGIDIMAFSGHKLYGPKGVGALYVRRKHPRVRLTAQMDGGGHERGMRSGTLNVPGIVGFGKACELCRLEMEADAKRIKVLRDKLEDALLQIEETYLNGNKELRLPHVSNISFKYVEGEALIMSFSKYMALSTGSACTSASIEPSYVLKALGNSDDMAHASLRFGLGRFTTEEEIDFAIEQITAAVYKLREMSPMWEMFKDGVDMNSIQSTQAS; this is encoded by the coding sequence ATGCTGAAATTGCCCGTTTATCTTGACAATAATGCTACAACGCCAATGGACCCAAGGGTGCTGGAGGCGATGCTGCCTTATTTCACAGAGCATTTTGGCAACGCGGCAAGCCGCAATCATGCCTATGGCTGGGAGGCAGAAGAAGCAGTAGATTATGCAAGAGAGCAGGTGGCAAAATTAATTGGCGCAGAAGCGAAAGAGATCATTTTTACCAGTGGTGCAACAGAAGCAGATAACCTGGCCATCAAAGGTGTTTTTGAAATGTATGCCGGTAAAGGCAATCATATTATCACCTGCGTTACAGAACATAAAGCCGTTTTAGATACTTGTCATCATTTAGAAAAACTTGGTGGCGAAATAACATATTTACCGGTAAGCAATGATGGCCTTATTGATCTTAAAGAACTGGAAGCTGCAATAAAACCTGAAACCATACTTATTGCTGTTATGTACGCCAATAATGAAATTGGTGTGATACAGTCTGTAAAAGAGATCAGCAATATTGCAAGAAAACATGGCGTATTGTTTTTTACAGATGCTACGCAGGCCATAGGAAAAATTCCGGTTAATGTTCAAAATGATGGTATAGATATCATGGCTTTTTCCGGGCATAAATTATATGGCCCAAAGGGAGTGGGTGCGTTGTATGTACGTCGTAAACATCCACGTGTAAGGCTTACAGCACAAATGGATGGTGGTGGTCATGAAAGAGGCATGCGCAGCGGTACATTAAATGTTCCCGGCATCGTTGGTTTTGGAAAGGCTTGTGAACTTTGTCGCCTTGAAATGGAAGCAGATGCCAAACGAATTAAAGTATTGCGTGACAAACTGGAAGATGCTTTATTACAAATAGAAGAAACATATCTCAACGGCAATAAAGAATTGCGACTGCCGCATGTTTCAAACATCTCCTTTAAATATGTAGAAGGCGAAGCGCTGATCATGTCTTTTAGTAAATACATGGCACTCTCTACAGGCTCTGCCTGCACTTCTGCATCAATAGAGCCAAGCTATGTTTTAAAAGCATTGGGTAATAGTGATGATATGGCGCATGCCTCTTTGCGTTTTGGACTTGGCCGTTTTACTACAGAAGAAGAGATAGATTTTGCTATTGAGCAAATTACAGCAGCAGTATATAAACTCAGGGAAATGAGCCCCATGTGGGAGATGTTTAAAGATGGTGTAGATATGAATTCTATACAATCAACGCAGGCCTCGTAA
- the gldG gene encoding gliding motility-associated ABC transporter substrate-binding protein GldG → MNKILQHKYWWIAILLLFPAITYVSSLFRYRIDLTAEKRFSLTQPTKELLHNLDSTIDIQVFLTGDLPADYKKLSIATQDLLNEFRDLSNNRIQVHYENPGEGLDDTSKAYLYDSLSSLGVVFDQTQDVSSANDKATKQLIIPSALVTYGNRKPFAIDLRSSRKVYKNFNVVNDIPQEDKEATLNAAEALLEFKFANAVDKLTRKYVPVVVYTIGNGEPLPLRDPRVNDIGKSLENEYRLGIFDLKQGYPDPQQIDALLIVKPTQPFTDEDKLKIDQYVMHGGKVVWCIDKLYAELDSLMRSQSDFVAFDRNLNVDDILFKYGVRINGDLLQDLNCAKIPIVVGQNPDGSPQMQRFPWPYYPFVSTTNNNPISKNLDRVLPIFPSSIDTVSAPGIQKTILLASDTNSRRLSSPAIVSLNSIKDDAEFQSFNKSYIPVAVLLEGNFTSLYANRLTKDIQDSVTRALGKPFARASEKPTKQIVMSDADIVTNTVSQSTGPLSMGEIPFENYRFANREFFLNCIDYLVSNNGIFQARNKDFTLRLLDKKKTEDQRSMWQLINIAVPIVVILLFGALYQWRRKQKFSV, encoded by the coding sequence ATGAACAAAATATTACAACATAAGTATTGGTGGATAGCAATTTTGTTGTTGTTCCCTGCTATTACTTATGTGTCTTCTTTATTTCGCTATCGAATTGATCTTACCGCAGAAAAAAGATTTAGTCTTACACAGCCTACAAAAGAATTATTACACAATCTTGATTCCACCATTGACATACAGGTCTTTCTTACCGGCGATCTTCCTGCCGATTATAAAAAACTCAGCATCGCCACGCAGGATCTCTTGAATGAATTCCGTGATCTTAGCAATAATCGCATACAGGTGCATTACGAAAATCCCGGCGAAGGATTAGACGATACAAGCAAAGCATATTTGTACGACAGTCTTTCCAGTCTTGGTGTGGTGTTCGATCAAACACAGGACGTTTCAAGTGCAAACGATAAAGCAACGAAACAACTCATAATTCCATCTGCATTGGTAACTTACGGCAACCGCAAACCATTTGCCATCGACCTGCGCAGTAGCCGGAAAGTGTATAAGAATTTCAATGTTGTAAACGATATTCCACAGGAAGATAAAGAAGCCACACTCAATGCCGCAGAGGCTTTGCTGGAATTTAAATTTGCCAATGCTGTAGATAAACTTACAAGAAAGTATGTGCCTGTTGTTGTATATACAATTGGCAACGGAGAGCCTTTACCACTAAGAGATCCGCGTGTAAATGATATTGGAAAGAGCCTTGAAAATGAATACCGGTTAGGCATCTTCGATCTTAAGCAAGGCTATCCTGATCCACAACAAATAGATGCGTTACTCATTGTAAAACCGACACAGCCTTTTACTGATGAGGACAAACTAAAAATAGACCAGTATGTAATGCATGGTGGCAAAGTGGTTTGGTGTATCGATAAATTATATGCAGAACTTGACAGTCTGATGCGCAGTCAAAGTGATTTTGTTGCCTTCGACCGCAACCTGAATGTAGACGATATTTTATTCAAATACGGTGTTCGCATCAACGGTGATCTGTTGCAGGATCTTAACTGTGCAAAGATCCCGATTGTTGTTGGTCAGAACCCTGATGGCAGCCCGCAGATGCAACGTTTTCCATGGCCGTATTATCCGTTTGTAAGTACCACGAATAATAATCCTATTTCAAAGAATCTTGATCGTGTATTACCTATATTTCCGTCAAGCATAGATACAGTAAGTGCACCGGGCATACAGAAAACTATTTTATTGGCAAGCGATACCAATAGCCGCCGTCTTAGTTCACCCGCAATAGTAAGTTTGAACAGTATAAAAGATGATGCGGAGTTTCAAAGCTTCAACAAAAGTTATATACCGGTTGCAGTTTTACTCGAAGGGAATTTTACTTCACTTTATGCAAACCGTTTAACGAAAGATATACAGGATTCTGTAACACGTGCATTGGGCAAACCTTTTGCACGTGCATCAGAAAAGCCCACCAAACAAATCGTAATGAGCGACGCAGATATTGTAACCAATACTGTAAGTCAATCAACCGGTCCATTATCCATGGGCGAAATTCCGTTCGAAAATTATCGTTTTGCTAACCGCGAATTCTTTCTCAATTGTATTGATTACCTCGTAAGCAACAATGGCATTTTCCAGGCACGCAACAAAGATTTTACGCTGCGTTTACTCGATAAGAAAAAAACCGAAGACCAGCGCAGCATGTGGCAGCTCATTAACATTGCAGTACCGATAGTTGTAATACTTTTGTTCGGTGCGTTGTATCAATGGAGAAGAAAACAAAAGTTTAGCGTATAG
- a CDS encoding family 43 glycosylhydrolase, whose product MKYLLPLMLLCAVAVAGNSQQKTYCNPINIDYGYTPIPNFSEQGRHRATADPVIVLFKDNYYLFSTNQWGYWYSSDMLNWKFVSRRFLKPYHHVYDELCAPAVWAQHDTLLVIGSTYSHNFPIWMSTNPTVDDWKEAVDSFQVGAWDPGFLADDDGKLYAYFGSSNTFPTYGQEIDRKTFDTIGPRVPLLRLNDSIHGWERFGEYHDNTFLKPFIEGSWMNKYNGKYYLQYGAPGTEFSGYGDGVYVSDHPLGPFTYQSHNPFSYKAGGFARGAGHGATYQDKFGNWWHVSTIGICVKNNFERRNGIWPAGFDKDGILYSNSAFGDYPYYLPTKKEDNNKVHEAFTGWMLLNYNKPVVVSSTLGAYAANNAVDESIKTYWSAASGNKGEWLQTDLGAVSTIKAIQINYADQDVDSSFLGKINGIYHQYILYASNDGKTWKILVDKSKNKTDVPHDYVELATPAEARYIKLENIHMPGGKFAISGLRVFGKGHGAAPDTVKNFIALRGDSERRNVWFKWEVNTNATGYNIYFGEAPDKLYNNVMIYNASEYYLSALEKDKPYYFQIEAFNENGISKRTTIMKAE is encoded by the coding sequence ATGAAATATTTGCTGCCTTTAATGTTGTTATGTGCGGTTGCTGTGGCAGGCAATTCGCAACAAAAAACCTATTGCAATCCCATCAACATAGATTATGGTTATACGCCCATTCCCAACTTTTCTGAGCAGGGCAGGCACAGGGCCACGGCAGACCCGGTGATCGTTTTATTTAAAGACAATTATTATTTGTTCTCCACCAATCAATGGGGTTACTGGTACAGCAGCGATATGCTAAACTGGAAATTTGTGTCGCGTAGATTTTTAAAACCATACCATCATGTGTATGATGAATTGTGTGCGCCTGCAGTGTGGGCACAGCATGATACATTGCTGGTAATTGGTTCAACGTACTCGCATAATTTTCCGATCTGGATGAGCACCAACCCAACGGTTGATGATTGGAAAGAAGCAGTTGATTCATTCCAGGTAGGCGCATGGGATCCGGGATTTCTTGCAGATGATGACGGCAAATTATATGCATACTTTGGATCGAGTAATACATTTCCAACTTACGGACAAGAGATAGACAGAAAAACATTCGACACCATTGGGCCAAGAGTTCCATTGCTGCGTTTGAACGACAGCATTCATGGCTGGGAACGTTTTGGAGAGTATCATGACAACACTTTTTTAAAGCCTTTTATAGAAGGCTCGTGGATGAATAAATACAATGGTAAATATTATTTGCAATACGGCGCGCCTGGCACAGAGTTCAGTGGTTATGGAGATGGCGTGTATGTGAGTGATCATCCGCTTGGGCCGTTTACCTATCAAAGTCATAATCCATTTTCGTATAAAGCAGGTGGCTTTGCAAGAGGCGCTGGTCATGGAGCAACTTACCAGGATAAGTTTGGTAACTGGTGGCACGTAAGCACTATTGGCATTTGCGTAAAAAATAATTTTGAACGCCGCAATGGTATATGGCCAGCGGGTTTTGATAAGGATGGTATTTTATACAGCAACTCTGCATTTGGTGATTATCCATATTATCTGCCAACAAAAAAAGAAGACAACAATAAAGTGCATGAAGCTTTTACAGGATGGATGTTGCTCAACTATAATAAACCTGTTGTAGTTTCTTCAACACTTGGTGCTTATGCTGCAAACAATGCAGTAGATGAAAGTATTAAAACATACTGGAGTGCAGCAAGCGGCAACAAAGGCGAGTGGTTGCAAACAGATCTTGGTGCAGTAAGTACTATAAAAGCAATACAAATAAATTATGCAGACCAGGATGTTGACAGTAGTTTTCTTGGTAAGATCAATGGCATTTATCACCAGTATATTTTATACGCATCCAACGATGGCAAAACATGGAAAATATTGGTTGATAAAAGCAAAAACAAAACAGATGTGCCGCATGATTATGTTGAGCTGGCAACACCTGCGGAAGCACGTTACATTAAATTAGAAAACATACACATGCCGGGTGGAAAGTTTGCTATCAGTGGTTTGCGTGTGTTTGGTAAAGGTCATGGTGCAGCGCCGGATACCGTTAAAAATTTTATTGCATTACGTGGCGATAGTGAGCGCAGAAATGTGTGGTTCAAGTGGGAAGTAAATACCAATGCAACCGGCTATAATATTTATTTCGGCGAAGCACCAGATAAACTCTACAACAATGTAATGATCTATAATGCAAGCGAATATTATTTAAGTGCGCTTGAAAAAGACAAACCTTATTATTTCCAGATAGAAGCGTTTAACGAGAATGGTATTTCAAAAAGAACAACGATCATGAAAGCGGAGTAG
- a CDS encoding TerC/Alx family metal homeostasis membrane protein, with translation MTTDQLVYLVFGGVLVLALVFDLGLLSKKNKKITLKAALMQTFFWVALALLFFVFLWWQEGQKPALEYISAYLMEWSLSIDNIFVFILIFNSFQVKEKHYSRVLLIGILMAIIFRVLFITVGVAIVERFEWVLLLFGAFLVYTGYKMFTTNEDEEFDPHETKIYRFLKKFLPLANHDGDGKYVVRENGTPVYTSLFVVVILLASIDLVFALDSIPAVMGISREKLIIYTSNIFAVLGLRSLFFLLRGAVNRFDYLQQGIAVVLVFIGLKMLGEHWVNEWISKEVQVFISLGVILVCITGSIFYSIFMDKKKEDADVPDKDIY, from the coding sequence ATGACAACAGACCAGTTAGTGTATTTGGTATTTGGCGGCGTACTTGTATTAGCGCTTGTATTTGATCTTGGCCTGTTGAGCAAAAAAAATAAAAAGATTACATTGAAAGCTGCATTGATGCAAACCTTTTTTTGGGTTGCACTGGCATTATTATTCTTCGTGTTTTTATGGTGGCAGGAAGGGCAGAAACCTGCGCTTGAATATATAAGCGCTTATTTAATGGAGTGGAGCCTGAGTATTGATAATATCTTTGTGTTCATCCTTATTTTTAATTCATTCCAGGTAAAGGAAAAACATTATTCAAGGGTATTGCTCATTGGCATTTTAATGGCTATTATTTTCCGTGTATTATTTATTACCGTGGGTGTGGCGATTGTAGAACGCTTTGAATGGGTGTTGCTTTTGTTTGGTGCATTCCTGGTGTACACAGGTTATAAAATGTTTACGACAAATGAAGATGAAGAGTTTGATCCGCATGAAACAAAGATATACCGCTTCCTGAAAAAATTTTTACCATTGGCCAATCATGATGGCGATGGAAAATATGTGGTAAGAGAAAATGGAACGCCTGTTTATACTTCATTGTTTGTTGTGGTAATACTACTGGCTTCTATTGATCTTGTTTTTGCGCTCGACTCTATCCCTGCGGTAATGGGTATTTCAAGAGAAAAGCTCATCATTTACACCTCTAATATTTTTGCAGTACTGGGTTTGCGTTCCCTGTTCTTTTTATTAAGAGGGGCCGTAAACAGATTTGATTATCTGCAACAGGGTATTGCTGTTGTGCTGGTGTTTATTGGTTTAAAAATGCTGGGTGAACATTGGGTAAATGAATGGATAAGTAAAGAAGTGCAGGTATTTATTTCATTAGGCGTGATACTAGTTTGTATCACCGGCTCCATTTTTTATTCCATATTTATGGATAAGAAAAAGGAGGATGCGGATGTTCCTGACAAAGATATTTATTAA
- the mce gene encoding methylmalonyl-CoA epimerase has product MQKVEHIGIAVKDLNVSVPLFEKLLNTFCYKLETVENEKVNTAFFKQGETKIELLESMNADGVIAKFIERKGEGVHHIAFEVEDIEAEMQRLSNEGFQLLNEVPKEGADNKLVCFLHPKNTNGVLIELCQTQK; this is encoded by the coding sequence ATGCAAAAAGTTGAACACATTGGCATTGCTGTAAAAGACCTGAACGTTTCTGTTCCATTGTTTGAAAAATTATTAAATACCTTTTGCTATAAACTGGAAACAGTAGAAAACGAAAAAGTCAACACTGCTTTTTTCAAACAGGGCGAAACAAAAATTGAATTGCTGGAAAGTATGAATGCCGATGGTGTAATTGCAAAATTTATTGAGCGCAAGGGAGAAGGCGTGCATCATATTGCGTTTGAAGTGGAAGATATAGAAGCAGAAATGCAGCGTCTTTCAAATGAAGGTTTTCAATTACTGAATGAAGTGCCTAAAGAAGGTGCCGATAATAAATTAGTTTGCTTTCTGCATCCTAAAAATACAAATGGTGTGCTGATTGAATTGTGCCAAACCCAAAAATAA
- a CDS encoding ABC transporter permease subunit yields MWMICTKEWRQFFSSLSGYIAMVVFLLLCGLLLFVFPDTSLLDFGYASLNGFFDIAPWILLFLVPTVTMRSLADEYKGGTFELLKTMPLKPSQIVWGKFFGALLIITLTILPTIVYAFSLQALSAVGGLDIGSTIGSYIGLLMLGAVYTSVGICTSSFTNNTVVAFISGAFVCFLLFTGFEAISKLPVFAGGTGYYIEMLGIRFHYSSISKGVIDIRDVVYFLGVIFIFLLITQRNVAKR; encoded by the coding sequence ATGTGGATGATCTGCACAAAAGAATGGCGACAGTTTTTTAGTTCACTTTCAGGATACATAGCAATGGTGGTGTTTTTACTGCTCTGCGGTTTATTGCTTTTTGTTTTTCCTGATACAAGCTTACTTGATTTTGGATATGCATCTCTTAATGGATTCTTCGATATTGCTCCATGGATCTTATTATTTCTTGTGCCAACAGTAACTATGCGCAGCCTTGCTGATGAATACAAGGGTGGTACATTCGAGTTGCTTAAAACAATGCCGCTGAAACCATCGCAGATCGTTTGGGGGAAATTCTTTGGCGCACTGCTCATTATTACTCTCACTATTCTTCCAACCATTGTTTATGCATTTTCTTTACAGGCATTAAGTGCAGTTGGCGGTCTTGATATTGGCAGTACCATCGGCAGTTACATCGGTCTTTTAATGTTAGGTGCTGTGTATACATCAGTGGGTATTTGTACGAGCAGTTTTACGAATAATACAGTCGTTGCATTTATAAGCGGCGCATTTGTTTGTTTTCTTTTGTTCACTGGTTTTGAAGCAATAAGCAAACTGCCCGTGTTTGCGGGAGGCACCGGTTATTATATAGAAATGCTTGGCATCAGATTTCATTATAGCAGTATCAGCAAAGGCGTAATAGATATTCGTGATGTAGTTTATTTTCTTGGCGTGATTTTTATTTTTTTATTGATCACGCAAAGGAATGTAGCAAAGCGATAA